A window from Sinorhizobium mexicanum encodes these proteins:
- the aepX gene encoding phosphoenolpyruvate mutase has protein sequence MTMNRAVFIPGPIGAVEDPTTILRALIFSSDLSFLMEAHDGLSAAIATQAGFKGLWASGLSISSALGYRDANEASWTEVVDVVERMADASGLPILVDGESGFGNFNNARLLAMKLLQHGGAGVCLEDKAFPKRNSFVGDHHPLVDIDEFSGRLKAIKDTTGDDLLLVARIEALIAGYSLDEALRRADAYADAGADAILIHSRKSDADEILAFAKEWQTLPIVIVPTKYYRTPVSAYRDAGISTVIWANHAMRAAVAGMRAVCARIAAEESIAGVEPEVATLDEVFRLLGYDELAAAEDRYLPKH, from the coding sequence ATGACAATGAATCGGGCAGTTTTTATACCCGGGCCGATCGGCGCTGTTGAGGACCCGACGACGATCCTTCGTGCGCTTATTTTCTCTAGCGATCTGTCTTTCCTCATGGAGGCCCATGACGGGCTTTCGGCAGCGATAGCCACGCAGGCCGGCTTCAAGGGGCTTTGGGCCTCCGGACTTTCGATCTCCTCAGCGCTCGGCTATCGAGACGCAAACGAGGCGAGTTGGACTGAAGTCGTGGACGTGGTGGAGCGCATGGCCGACGCTAGCGGACTACCGATCCTCGTCGATGGCGAGTCTGGGTTTGGCAATTTCAACAACGCCCGGCTACTGGCGATGAAGCTCTTGCAGCATGGCGGCGCCGGCGTCTGCCTGGAAGACAAGGCCTTTCCGAAGAGAAACAGTTTCGTGGGAGACCACCACCCGCTGGTCGATATCGATGAGTTTTCCGGGCGCCTCAAAGCAATCAAGGACACGACGGGGGACGACCTCTTGCTGGTCGCTCGCATCGAAGCGTTGATCGCCGGTTACAGTCTGGACGAGGCGCTACGCCGCGCAGACGCCTACGCTGACGCTGGCGCCGACGCGATCCTGATCCATTCACGTAAGAGCGATGCGGACGAGATTCTGGCTTTCGCGAAAGAGTGGCAGACGCTTCCGATCGTGATTGTGCCGACGAAATACTACCGCACGCCGGTCTCGGCTTATCGAGATGCCGGCATCTCGACGGTGATCTGGGCCAACCACGCGATGCGGGCTGCAGTCGCCGGGATGCGCGCGGTGTGCGCTCGCATAGCCGCCGAGGAGAGCATTGCCGGAGTTGAGCCGGAAGTAGCCACGCTCGACGAGGTCTTCCGCCTCTTGGGTTACGATGAATTGGCAGCGGCCGAAGATCGCTATCTGCCGAAGCACTAA
- a CDS encoding aminotransferase class I/II-fold pyridoxal phosphate-dependent enzyme, producing MLAERTALFKSSGTAAARAAAKAAAESGKEIIDLTAGEIWSDLAPTIRVGAIDAIRRGINRYTDTIGMIELREALAQKVSGHTGQVWHADEVAVTCGAKQALFNAAMVLLNPGDEVIIPAPYWTTFPAQVLIAGANPVHVETRANGYVPRVEDIAAAITDRTRAMVVNTPNNPTGAVYGTETLVGIGKLAIERDLWIIFDECYGDFIHVDDAHCPIVSILPEARSRTLIVNSFSKSLALTGWRIGYLAGPKEVISAVKALQSHTTSNPNLIAQHAALAHLLNSDGSYERHLRSHLAGARQTGLSALSTLTRIPVPKATGGFYFYLDVSGLLRLRFGNDEPMTADDIVHVLLTRAGVAAVSGTTFGDPAGLRLSYGVPPEKLAIGLTRLVEVLNAWE from the coding sequence ATGCTTGCGGAGCGGACAGCCTTGTTCAAATCGTCAGGGACGGCTGCGGCGCGCGCTGCGGCTAAGGCGGCAGCCGAGTCGGGGAAAGAGATTATCGATTTGACTGCCGGCGAGATCTGGAGCGATCTTGCCCCGACGATCCGGGTCGGTGCGATCGATGCGATCCGCAGGGGCATCAACCGTTACACCGACACCATCGGAATGATAGAGCTTCGCGAGGCGCTCGCCCAAAAGGTCTCCGGCCATACCGGCCAAGTCTGGCACGCCGATGAGGTCGCCGTAACGTGTGGCGCCAAACAGGCGCTGTTCAACGCTGCCATGGTGCTGCTCAATCCTGGTGACGAGGTCATCATTCCTGCGCCGTACTGGACGACTTTTCCGGCCCAGGTACTGATCGCTGGCGCAAATCCCGTCCATGTGGAGACGCGCGCCAATGGCTATGTACCGAGGGTCGAGGATATCGCGGCCGCAATCACCGACCGAACCCGCGCCATGGTTGTCAACACCCCGAATAATCCGACCGGCGCCGTGTATGGTACCGAAACGTTGGTTGGCATCGGGAAGCTTGCGATCGAACGCGACCTATGGATCATTTTCGATGAATGCTATGGCGATTTCATTCACGTTGACGATGCCCATTGTCCGATCGTCTCGATCCTTCCGGAAGCTCGCTCGCGCACCCTGATTGTCAACTCCTTTAGCAAGTCGCTGGCACTGACGGGCTGGAGGATCGGTTATCTCGCCGGACCAAAAGAGGTGATCAGCGCGGTGAAGGCCCTGCAATCACATACAACCTCGAACCCGAACCTGATCGCGCAGCACGCAGCGCTCGCACACCTTCTAAACAGCGATGGCAGCTATGAGAGGCACCTGCGGTCGCACCTCGCGGGAGCCCGGCAGACGGGTCTCAGCGCGCTTTCGACCCTGACGCGGATTCCCGTGCCGAAGGCGACTGGAGGCTTCTATTTCTACCTCGACGTTTCCGGTCTGCTGCGCCTGAGATTCGGCAATGATGAGCCCATGACGGCCGACGATATCGTGCACGTTCTATTGACGAGAGCGGGGGTGGCCGCGGTTTCGGGCACGACATTCGGTGACCCGGCTGGCCTTCGCCTCTCCTACGGAGTACCGCCCGAAAAACTGGCCATCGGCCTTACCCGGCTCGTCGAGGTCCTGAACGCCTGGGAATGA
- a CDS encoding phosphocholine cytidylyltransferase family protein, with amino-acid sequence MTNAPKTAVILAAGCGSRLRPLTDLRPKPLVEVNGTPILHNALRNLEAVGIKDVTIVVGYRKDAIQYSCGHHFGNLEINYVESPVFYKTGSAYSLWLARHALLCGDIYLLEGDVFFELDALRHLEMREAENVAAVAPFDPSMEGSAVVLTENGYIAEVRMKQAAANLIDGSPRLFKTMNLIRFSGTDLRETIVPHLDNLICCGAVKSYTEELLSDLVQKKDLRIAAARCDDVRWYEIDNEDDLRIAEALFLTARNIAC; translated from the coding sequence ATGACGAATGCTCCCAAGACGGCCGTCATACTCGCCGCAGGTTGCGGATCTCGCCTGCGGCCATTGACCGACCTGCGGCCGAAGCCGCTCGTCGAAGTCAACGGTACCCCCATCCTCCACAACGCGCTACGCAACCTTGAAGCTGTCGGCATCAAGGACGTCACCATCGTCGTTGGCTACCGCAAGGATGCTATCCAGTATTCCTGCGGCCACCACTTCGGTAATCTCGAAATCAACTATGTCGAGTCTCCGGTCTTCTACAAGACAGGCAGCGCATACTCCCTCTGGTTGGCGCGCCATGCCCTGCTGTGCGGCGACATCTACCTCCTGGAGGGGGACGTCTTTTTCGAGCTGGATGCACTTCGCCATCTTGAAATGCGGGAGGCAGAAAATGTCGCCGCGGTCGCACCCTTCGACCCGTCGATGGAAGGCTCTGCTGTTGTCCTGACAGAAAACGGCTACATCGCCGAAGTTCGGATGAAGCAGGCAGCCGCCAACCTGATTGACGGGTCGCCGCGGCTCTTTAAAACGATGAATCTGATCCGCTTTTCCGGCACTGATCTCCGCGAGACGATCGTCCCGCATCTCGACAATCTCATCTGCTGTGGCGCCGTAAAGTCTTATACCGAAGAGTTGCTCTCCGACCTGGTGCAGAAAAAGGACTTGCGGATCGCCGCGGCCAGATGTGACGACGTAAGGTGGTATGAGATCGATAACGAGGATGATCTGCGCATCGCGGAAGCGCTGTTCCTGACTGCCCGCAATATCGCGTGTTAG